The uncultured Hyphomonas sp. genome includes a window with the following:
- a CDS encoding class I SAM-dependent methyltransferase, with amino-acid sequence MSDPGSPKDFWNARYSEDGFAYGERASRLLLGFRDLLQPGQRALVPASGEGRDAVFLAECGLDVTAVDMSAAGLARTAELAAKRSVSVTCIEADLSKWDWPEAEFDCVAAMFAHVPAPFRPVLHGKFLTTLKPGGHVFLEGFLPEQSDYQKSYNSGGPREPSMLFDPAAIRADFAEAEAVSFLTGIETLSEGLYHSGPAALMRAVFRKPE; translated from the coding sequence ATGAGTGATCCCGGTTCGCCAAAAGATTTCTGGAATGCCCGCTATAGCGAAGATGGCTTTGCCTATGGCGAGCGGGCCAGCCGCCTGCTGCTGGGCTTCCGTGACCTGCTGCAGCCCGGCCAGCGTGCGCTGGTGCCGGCCAGTGGAGAGGGGCGTGATGCCGTGTTCCTGGCTGAGTGCGGACTGGATGTGACGGCGGTCGATATGTCGGCTGCGGGGCTTGCCCGTACGGCTGAACTCGCTGCGAAGCGCAGCGTTTCCGTCACCTGTATTGAGGCCGATCTCAGCAAGTGGGACTGGCCTGAAGCGGAATTCGACTGCGTGGCCGCCATGTTTGCGCACGTGCCGGCGCCATTCCGCCCTGTGCTGCATGGCAAATTTCTCACCACGCTGAAGCCCGGCGGCCATGTTTTCCTGGAAGGTTTTCTGCCGGAACAGTCAGACTATCAGAAGTCGTATAATTCCGGCGGCCCGCGCGAGCCGTCGATGCTGTTCGACCCGGCGGCCATCCGCGCCGACTTTGCCGAAGCCGAGGCCGTGTCTTTCCTGACCGGCATCGAAACCCTTTCTGAAGGCCTTTACCATTCCGGGCCGGCTGCACTGATGCGCGCCGTGTTCCGCAAACCGGAGTAA
- a CDS encoding phosphoglycerate kinase, with protein sequence MSDFRRIDDAGDLTGKTALVRVDFNVPMADGKVTDDTRLRSALPTVEALRAKGAKVVLLAHFGRPKGQIVLEMSLQPIATAFADVLDAPVHFAENCGFGPKAKAFVTSRAPRDVILMENTRFEAGEEKNDPALAEAMAALGDLFVNDAFSAAHRAHASTEGVTHFIPAYAGKAMETELDALEKALGTPERPVMAVVGGAKVSTKIDLLKNLVSKVDMLAIGGGMANTFLAAKGVDVGKSLCEHDLADTALTIMKNAEESGCEILLPLDVAVATEFKAHAPDHRVCKVGEVSADEMILDAGPHTVTVLTEAMDKAKTLVWNGPLGAFELEPFDTATVAAARAAAERTKAGKLIAVAGGGDTVAALNHAGVAADFTFVSTAGGAFLEWMEGKPLPGVEALKA encoded by the coding sequence ATGTCCGACTTCCGCCGTATTGATGATGCCGGAGACCTGACCGGCAAGACTGCCCTTGTCCGGGTCGATTTCAATGTTCCGATGGCAGACGGCAAAGTTACCGATGACACACGCCTGCGCTCCGCGCTGCCAACCGTTGAGGCCCTGCGCGCGAAGGGGGCGAAAGTTGTCCTGCTCGCGCACTTTGGGCGTCCCAAAGGCCAGATCGTCCTGGAGATGAGCCTGCAACCCATCGCGACTGCCTTCGCCGACGTGCTGGATGCGCCGGTCCATTTTGCGGAAAACTGCGGCTTTGGCCCGAAAGCGAAAGCCTTCGTCACCAGCCGTGCGCCGCGTGACGTGATCCTGATGGAGAATACGCGCTTCGAGGCGGGCGAAGAAAAGAACGATCCGGCCCTGGCTGAAGCCATGGCGGCGCTGGGCGACCTGTTCGTGAACGATGCTTTCTCGGCCGCGCACCGCGCGCATGCCTCCACTGAAGGCGTGACGCATTTCATCCCGGCCTATGCCGGCAAGGCGATGGAAACCGAACTCGACGCGCTGGAAAAAGCGCTCGGTACGCCGGAGCGGCCAGTGATGGCCGTTGTCGGCGGGGCGAAAGTCTCGACCAAGATCGACCTTCTGAAAAACCTCGTCTCCAAAGTGGACATGCTGGCCATCGGTGGCGGCATGGCGAACACATTCCTGGCCGCCAAGGGCGTGGATGTCGGCAAGTCGCTCTGCGAGCATGACCTGGCCGATACGGCGCTGACCATCATGAAGAATGCCGAAGAGTCGGGCTGTGAGATCCTGCTGCCGCTGGATGTTGCCGTGGCTACCGAATTCAAGGCGCATGCGCCGGATCACCGGGTCTGCAAAGTAGGCGAAGTCAGCGCAGACGAGATGATCCTCGATGCCGGGCCGCATACGGTCACCGTGCTGACCGAAGCGATGGACAAAGCGAAGACGCTGGTCTGGAACGGCCCGCTCGGCGCGTTCGAACTTGAGCCGTTCGATACGGCCACGGTGGCTGCAGCCCGGGCCGCGGCAGAGCGGACGAAGGCCGGCAAGCTGATCGCGGTGGCGGGTGGCGGCGACACGGTTGCTGCGCTGAACCATGCCGGCGTGGCGGCGGATTTCACCTTCGTCTCGACGGCGGGCGGGGCCTTCCTCGAATGGATGGAAGGCAAGCCGCTGCCGGGCGTGGAAGCGCTCAAGGCCTGA
- a CDS encoding fructose bisphosphate aldolase — MTVVEMANETMTKQAAEKAGFIAALDQSGGSTPKALRLYGIEENAYSNDEEMFGLIHDMRARIIKSPAFNGDKVMGAILFERTMDGEIDGVPTAEYLWKERSVVPFLKVDKGLADEENGVQVMKPMPDLDALLERAVAKGIFGTKMRSVINAANQEGIAAVVAQQFDVGRQILGHGLVPIIEPEVTISIADKAAAEDILLAEILKQLDALGADKQIMLKLTLPETANLYKPLVDHPRVMRVVALSGGYSREEACRRLSENTGMIASFSRALTEGLSAQQSDAEFDSALAASIDSICAASMAG; from the coding sequence ATGACGGTAGTTGAAATGGCAAACGAGACCATGACGAAGCAGGCAGCAGAGAAGGCGGGCTTTATTGCCGCGCTCGACCAGTCTGGCGGTTCAACCCCGAAGGCCCTGCGCCTCTACGGCATCGAGGAAAACGCTTACTCGAACGATGAGGAAATGTTCGGCCTCATCCACGACATGCGGGCCCGCATCATCAAATCGCCGGCCTTCAATGGCGACAAGGTGATGGGCGCCATCCTGTTCGAACGCACCATGGACGGTGAAATCGATGGCGTGCCGACAGCTGAATATCTCTGGAAAGAGCGCAGCGTCGTTCCGTTCCTGAAAGTCGACAAGGGCCTCGCCGACGAAGAAAACGGCGTTCAGGTCATGAAGCCGATGCCGGACCTCGACGCCCTGCTGGAGCGTGCGGTCGCCAAGGGCATCTTCGGCACCAAGATGCGTTCCGTCATCAATGCCGCCAATCAGGAAGGCATCGCCGCCGTTGTGGCGCAGCAATTCGATGTCGGCCGTCAGATTCTGGGCCATGGCCTGGTTCCGATAATCGAGCCGGAAGTTACCATCTCCATCGCTGACAAGGCCGCCGCAGAAGACATCCTGCTGGCTGAAATCCTGAAGCAGCTGGACGCCCTCGGTGCTGACAAACAGATCATGCTGAAGCTGACGCTGCCGGAGACGGCAAACCTCTACAAGCCGCTGGTCGATCATCCGCGCGTAATGCGCGTCGTGGCCCTGTCGGGCGGTTATTCGCGCGAGGAAGCGTGCCGCCGTCTGTCCGAAAACACTGGCATGATCGCCTCCTTCTCGCGCGCCCTGACCGAAGGCCTCTCGGCCCAGCAAAGCGATGCAGAGTTTGACTCCGCGCTTGCTGCATCCATCGACAGCATCTGCGCTGCCTCGATGGCCGGCTGA
- a CDS encoding M3 family metallopeptidase: protein MPFKPSLLAAASIASLMLLPGCGAPADAPANPDRSALSDEGMAMLDKLVLAPASADAFTARCDAALAQAEKMLADLETRQGPAGVGDLKDYDALLNVTFAVGYGEASIVAEANPDPAIRETGDTCQQKTSDMTTRISLSRPVYDRLSTIDATKLDDRSAYLLKRTLNEYRRAGIDKDEPTREKVRSLNAELAELSTEFNKNLREIQGSVKVTPEDLVGLPEDYITAHPPGEDGMVTITTDYPDLFPIYTYSPDEALRKKLAAEAQNRAYPENVASLRGILEKRYELATTLGYDNWAALVTEDKMTGSPEVAIDFLEAVEGAARNAAELEYDRLLEKQQELSPEATSVSDWSRTYLSELIRKSDYELDSQEVRKYFAFNDVRAGIFSLVEDLFDVEIKPWDGAPVWQESVSAHEMYQDGKLIGRFFLDMHPRDGKFKHAAAFPIRFGPTSDGVPVAALLCNFPAGDHTTGLMEHGQVETFLHEFGHLIHDMFSGQPDYANLSMANLEWDFIEAPSQMLENWVWDYDTLAKFARDADGNVIPPELVEKMVAARDFGIGVGTLRQLLYANVSLDYYNRPPSEVDFDEIWDENQSKLSPFETLPETHPYASFGHLDGYSAIYYTYQWSLAISTDLFSEFEATGLRNGETAKRYRDLVLAPGSSKPAAELVHDFLGRDWSPDAYEAYLLNAAEAETEE, encoded by the coding sequence ATGCCATTCAAGCCTAGCCTTCTCGCCGCTGCCTCCATCGCTTCGCTCATGCTCCTGCCGGGATGCGGTGCTCCCGCCGACGCCCCGGCGAATCCGGACCGCAGCGCCCTTTCCGATGAAGGCATGGCGATGCTGGACAAGCTGGTGCTGGCCCCGGCCTCGGCCGACGCGTTTACGGCCCGCTGTGACGCTGCCCTCGCACAGGCTGAGAAAATGCTGGCCGATCTGGAAACCCGGCAAGGCCCTGCGGGGGTAGGGGACCTGAAAGATTACGATGCCCTGCTGAACGTCACGTTCGCGGTCGGCTATGGCGAAGCATCGATTGTTGCCGAGGCCAATCCGGACCCGGCGATCCGGGAAACCGGCGACACCTGCCAGCAGAAGACATCCGACATGACGACCCGGATCTCGCTGTCGCGCCCGGTCTATGACCGGCTGTCCACGATCGATGCAACGAAGCTGGATGACCGCTCTGCCTATTTGCTGAAGCGGACCCTCAATGAATACCGCCGGGCCGGGATCGACAAGGACGAGCCGACCCGGGAGAAGGTGCGCAGCCTGAATGCGGAGCTGGCCGAGCTGTCGACGGAGTTCAACAAGAACCTCCGCGAGATCCAGGGCAGCGTGAAGGTGACGCCGGAAGATCTTGTCGGCCTGCCGGAAGATTATATTACCGCCCACCCGCCGGGTGAGGACGGAATGGTGACCATCACCACAGACTATCCGGACCTGTTCCCGATCTATACCTACTCGCCGGATGAAGCGCTTCGCAAAAAACTGGCGGCGGAAGCGCAGAACCGGGCCTATCCGGAAAACGTGGCGTCGCTGCGCGGTATCCTCGAGAAGCGCTACGAACTGGCCACCACGCTCGGTTATGACAACTGGGCGGCCCTGGTCACCGAGGACAAGATGACAGGCTCGCCTGAAGTGGCGATCGATTTCCTCGAAGCCGTGGAAGGCGCCGCGCGCAACGCTGCTGAACTGGAATATGACCGGCTGCTGGAAAAACAGCAGGAACTGTCGCCGGAGGCTACATCGGTCAGTGACTGGAGCCGCACCTATCTCTCGGAACTGATCCGCAAGTCAGACTATGAACTCGATTCCCAGGAAGTCCGGAAATACTTCGCCTTCAACGATGTGCGTGCCGGAATCTTTTCCCTGGTGGAGGATTTGTTCGATGTGGAGATCAAACCCTGGGACGGCGCACCGGTCTGGCAGGAAAGTGTCAGCGCGCATGAGATGTATCAGGACGGAAAGCTGATCGGCCGCTTCTTCCTCGACATGCATCCGCGCGACGGCAAGTTCAAACATGCCGCAGCTTTCCCCATCCGTTTCGGTCCGACCTCGGATGGTGTGCCGGTCGCGGCGCTGTTGTGCAATTTCCCCGCAGGCGATCACACGACCGGCCTGATGGAGCACGGGCAGGTCGAAACCTTCCTGCATGAGTTCGGCCACCTGATCCACGACATGTTTTCCGGCCAGCCGGACTATGCCAATCTGTCGATGGCCAATCTCGAATGGGACTTCATCGAAGCTCCGTCGCAGATGCTTGAGAACTGGGTCTGGGACTATGACACGCTGGCCAAGTTCGCCAGGGATGCGGATGGCAATGTGATCCCGCCGGAACTGGTGGAGAAAATGGTCGCCGCGCGTGACTTCGGCATCGGCGTCGGAACGCTTCGTCAGCTGCTCTACGCCAATGTCTCGCTCGACTACTACAATCGTCCGCCTTCGGAGGTCGATTTCGACGAGATCTGGGACGAGAACCAGTCAAAGCTGAGCCCGTTCGAGACGCTGCCGGAGACGCACCCCTATGCCAGCTTCGGGCATCTCGATGGCTATTCGGCGATCTATTACACCTATCAATGGTCGCTCGCGATTTCGACGGACCTGTTCTCCGAGTTCGAGGCGACTGGCCTGCGCAACGGGGAGACGGCCAAGCGTTATCGCGATCTTGTTCTGGCCCCGGGCTCGTCCAAGCCGGCGGCAGAGCTGGTGCATGACTTCCTCGGCCGCGACTGGTCGCCGGATGCCTATGAAGCCTACCTCCTGAACGCGGCTGAGGCCGAGACGGAAGAATAG
- the thiE gene encoding thiamine phosphate synthase, translated as MSEPEYTRPRTRLYLITPPRIDDIDAFAAILETAFSAGDIACLQLRLKQADGSIDEAATREISAAVTEMAQAYGAAVLINDSPKLAVELGADGVHVGWDDMPVKDARAIVGKDMIVGATAKNSRHIAMQAGEAGADYVAFGAFYPTGTKTGTVPASPDLLEIWQESMEIPCVAIGGITVENAAPLVAAGADFIAVSAGVWDHPDGAPAAVAAFNALFDSLAAD; from the coding sequence ATGTCGGAACCCGAATACACCCGCCCGCGTACGCGGCTCTATCTGATCACGCCGCCCCGTATCGATGATATCGATGCGTTTGCCGCAATTCTGGAAACGGCCTTTTCTGCCGGCGACATCGCCTGTCTGCAGCTGCGCCTGAAGCAGGCGGATGGCAGCATCGACGAGGCCGCCACACGAGAGATCAGCGCGGCCGTCACCGAAATGGCGCAGGCTTATGGCGCCGCCGTCCTGATCAATGACAGTCCGAAGCTGGCCGTGGAGCTTGGCGCGGATGGTGTTCACGTCGGCTGGGATGACATGCCGGTGAAAGACGCCCGCGCGATTGTCGGCAAGGACATGATCGTCGGGGCGACTGCCAAGAACTCCCGCCACATTGCCATGCAGGCAGGGGAGGCGGGAGCCGATTATGTCGCCTTCGGCGCCTTTTATCCGACCGGCACCAAGACCGGCACTGTGCCAGCCAGCCCGGACCTCCTGGAAATCTGGCAGGAGAGCATGGAAATTCCCTGCGTCGCGATCGGCGGCATTACGGTAGAGAACGCCGCGCCGCTGGTGGCAGCCGGGGCGGATTTCATTGCCGTCTCCGCCGGTGTCTGGGACCATCCGGATGGCGCCCCGGCAGCGGTTGCAGCCTTCAATGCGCTCTTCGATTCCTTGGCAGCGGATTAA
- a CDS encoding inositol monophosphatase family protein → MSKPSPVGSVMIAAARAAGRSLARDFGEVENLQVSKKGPADFVSNADHRAEEIIFTHLSKARPGYGFVMEERGLVEGTDKSNRFIVDPLDGTLNFLHGQPHFAVSIALERDGELLTGVVFDVAKNEIFWAETGRGAWLDNRKLRVAARRNLNESVIATGTPWHGKSEESHITFARELAAMTPATAGIRRNGSAALDLAWVAAGRFDGFWERNLQSWDIAAGIVLVREAGGMISELDGGDVMQTGSILAANEDLHSKLEKQIRHAGSFGKAASV, encoded by the coding sequence ATGTCAAAACCCTCTCCCGTTGGATCCGTAATGATCGCTGCCGCCCGCGCTGCCGGGCGTTCGCTGGCGCGTGATTTTGGTGAAGTCGAAAACCTTCAGGTCTCGAAAAAAGGCCCGGCGGACTTTGTGTCCAATGCCGATCACCGCGCCGAAGAGATCATCTTCACCCACCTCAGCAAGGCCCGTCCGGGCTATGGCTTCGTGATGGAAGAGCGCGGCCTTGTCGAAGGTACCGACAAATCCAACCGCTTCATCGTCGATCCGCTCGACGGAACGCTGAACTTCCTGCATGGCCAGCCGCATTTTGCTGTGTCCATTGCGCTGGAACGTGATGGCGAGCTGCTGACCGGCGTCGTGTTCGACGTTGCCAAGAACGAGATCTTCTGGGCCGAGACCGGCCGCGGCGCCTGGCTGGACAATCGCAAGCTGCGCGTGGCGGCCCGCCGGAACCTGAACGAGTCGGTCATCGCCACCGGCACGCCCTGGCATGGCAAGTCTGAAGAGAGCCACATCACCTTCGCCCGCGAACTCGCCGCGATGACACCGGCCACCGCCGGGATCCGCCGCAACGGATCTGCCGCGCTGGACCTTGCCTGGGTCGCTGCCGGCCGGTTTGACGGCTTCTGGGAGCGCAACCTGCAATCCTGGGATATCGCTGCCGGCATCGTGCTGGTCCGTGAAGCCGGTGGTATGATCAGCGAGCTGGACGGCGGCGATGTGATGCAGACCGGTTCGATCCTGGCTGCCAATGAGGACCTGCATTCGAAGCTCGAAAAGCAGATCCGTCATGCGGGGTCTTTCGGCAAGGCCGCCTCCGTCTGA
- a CDS encoding NAD(P)/FAD-dependent oxidoreductase encodes MTQPDTDVLIIGAGLSGIGAAVHLGKQCPGKTYRIFEQRSAMGGTWDLFRYPGIRSDSDMHTLGFNFKPWTEAKAIADGPSIRNYVRETADEYGITPHIQFDTKIVAADWSSPDQVWHITAEDTKTGLRSELTARFLFMCGGYYNYDEGYRPDFPGEENYKGLFVHPQHWPEDLDYSGKKVVIIGSGATAMTLVPAMAEKAGHVTMLQRSPTYVVSRPAVDKLANFLRTILPDSWAYALIRWRNVAFQQYFFRKTRENPQQAKERLLKMVREELGPDYDVETHFTPSYNPWEQRLCLVPDSDLFNVLKSGKASVETDHIETFTEKGIRLKSGKELEADIVVTATGLNLVFMNGVDVSLDGTKVDPGKLLNYKGVMLSNMPNLAVTFGYTNASWTLKADLTSEYVCRLINLMDQKGATSAMPYLPAFPNETEPFVDFSSGYFQRVMDQFPRQHTEAPWKLHQSYFTDRKNLREEPIEDGVMQFTTPADAATPKPALQAAE; translated from the coding sequence ATGACACAGCCAGATACAGACGTTCTCATCATTGGCGCGGGCCTTTCGGGCATCGGCGCTGCCGTTCACCTCGGCAAGCAGTGCCCCGGCAAGACTTATCGGATCTTTGAGCAGCGGAGCGCCATGGGCGGGACCTGGGACCTGTTCCGCTATCCGGGCATCCGCTCGGATTCGGACATGCACACGCTGGGCTTCAACTTCAAACCCTGGACCGAGGCCAAGGCCATCGCCGACGGCCCGTCGATCCGCAACTATGTCCGCGAAACCGCGGATGAGTATGGCATCACGCCCCATATCCAGTTCGACACGAAGATCGTGGCGGCAGACTGGTCGAGCCCTGATCAGGTCTGGCACATTACGGCGGAAGACACGAAAACGGGCCTGCGCAGCGAACTGACGGCGCGGTTCCTGTTCATGTGCGGCGGCTACTACAATTATGACGAGGGCTACCGGCCGGACTTCCCGGGCGAGGAAAATTACAAGGGCCTCTTCGTGCACCCGCAGCACTGGCCGGAAGATCTCGACTATTCCGGCAAGAAGGTTGTGATCATCGGCTCCGGTGCAACGGCGATGACGCTGGTGCCAGCCATGGCGGAGAAAGCCGGGCATGTGACCATGCTGCAGCGCTCGCCGACCTATGTCGTCTCCCGCCCGGCGGTGGACAAACTTGCGAACTTCCTGCGAACCATCTTGCCGGACAGCTGGGCCTATGCGCTGATCCGCTGGCGGAACGTCGCCTTCCAGCAATACTTCTTCCGCAAGACGCGCGAGAATCCTCAGCAGGCCAAGGAACGCCTCCTCAAAATGGTGCGTGAGGAACTTGGACCCGACTATGATGTCGAGACGCATTTCACGCCGAGCTACAATCCGTGGGAACAGCGGCTGTGCCTGGTGCCGGATTCGGATCTTTTCAATGTTCTGAAATCCGGAAAGGCCAGCGTCGAGACCGATCATATCGAAACCTTCACGGAGAAGGGGATCAGGCTCAAATCCGGCAAGGAGCTGGAGGCCGACATTGTGGTGACAGCGACAGGGCTGAACCTTGTCTTCATGAACGGCGTCGATGTTTCGCTGGACGGGACGAAGGTCGATCCCGGCAAACTGCTGAACTACAAAGGCGTGATGCTGTCCAACATGCCGAACCTCGCGGTGACGTTCGGCTATACGAATGCGTCCTGGACGCTAAAGGCGGACCTGACCAGCGAATATGTCTGCCGCCTGATCAATCTGATGGATCAGAAGGGCGCGACCTCGGCCATGCCGTACCTGCCGGCCTTCCCGAATGAGACAGAGCCGTTCGTGGATTTCTCGTCCGGCTATTTCCAGCGCGTGATGGACCAGTTCCCGCGCCAGCACACCGAGGCGCCCTGGAAGCTGCATCAGAGCTACTTCACCGACCGGAAGAATTTGCGGGAGGAGCCGATCGAGGATGGCGTGATGCAGTTCACCACGCCCGCTGATGCCGCTACCCCGAAACCGGCGCTTCAGGCCGCAGAATAA
- a CDS encoding ABC transporter transmembrane domain-containing protein, with protein sequence MRSGEAVSRLTADITLIEQFLGTSASMATRTLITTFGALTMMMVVNWKLGLTLLAMLPVAMLPVVVVGRVIRTMSNRAQSRLADAGAEASEALDAIELVQAYSREDSRLATFTEAVEATFAAAMRRITARSLMIVMVSVLLFGGFVCVLWLGARAVAKGEMSFGDLSAMVLYALYAGSGFGMLAEVYGEVMRAAGAADRAAEVLHAEPEIAPPALPRPMPEKITGALAFDHVTFAYDEATSDGKPVSALTDFSLNVKPGEFVALVGPSGAGKTTVFRLALRLFDPQSGRVTLDGVPSAEVMPADWRHNFAYAPQESALFTGTAAENIGFGTDNPDEKLLEHAARMAEAMDFLSEKEGLATPLGQKGRSLSGGQRQRIALARALVRDAPVLLLDEATSALDSESEAAVRRAIENASEGRTTLVIAHRLSTVRRADRIVVMEHGQIVEEGSHEELVAKGGLYARLAELQFAEG encoded by the coding sequence ATGCGTTCCGGCGAAGCGGTCTCGCGCCTGACCGCCGACATCACGCTGATCGAGCAGTTTCTCGGCACCTCCGCCTCGATGGCGACGCGGACGCTGATCACGACCTTTGGCGCGCTGACGATGATGATGGTGGTGAACTGGAAGCTGGGCCTGACGCTGCTGGCCATGCTGCCCGTGGCGATGCTGCCCGTGGTCGTCGTGGGCCGGGTAATCCGCACCATGTCAAACCGGGCCCAGTCGCGGCTAGCCGATGCCGGGGCGGAAGCCTCAGAAGCCCTGGACGCGATTGAACTCGTGCAGGCCTATAGCCGCGAAGACAGCCGCCTCGCCACCTTCACCGAAGCGGTGGAAGCGACCTTCGCCGCCGCCATGCGCCGGATCACGGCGCGGAGCCTGATGATCGTCATGGTCTCGGTACTTCTGTTCGGCGGCTTTGTCTGCGTGCTGTGGCTCGGCGCCCGCGCCGTGGCCAAGGGCGAGATGAGCTTCGGCGACCTCTCCGCCATGGTGCTCTATGCGCTCTATGCCGGTTCGGGCTTTGGCATGCTGGCGGAAGTCTATGGCGAAGTGATGCGGGCAGCTGGCGCTGCCGACCGGGCCGCCGAAGTACTGCACGCAGAGCCTGAAATCGCCCCGCCCGCCCTGCCCCGCCCGATGCCGGAGAAGATCACCGGCGCGCTGGCTTTTGACCATGTCACCTTCGCCTATGACGAGGCGACCAGTGACGGCAAGCCGGTCTCGGCGCTGACGGATTTCTCCCTCAATGTGAAGCCCGGCGAGTTCGTCGCGCTGGTCGGCCCGAGCGGCGCAGGCAAGACGACCGTCTTCCGCCTCGCCCTGCGCCTGTTCGATCCGCAGTCCGGCCGGGTTACGCTGGACGGCGTCCCCTCGGCGGAGGTCATGCCCGCAGACTGGCGTCACAACTTCGCCTATGCCCCGCAGGAATCCGCCCTGTTCACCGGAACCGCGGCAGAAAATATCGGTTTCGGCACGGATAATCCGGATGAAAAGCTCCTGGAGCACGCCGCCCGCATGGCCGAAGCGATGGATTTCCTGTCAGAGAAGGAAGGCCTTGCAACGCCGCTTGGCCAGAAGGGCCGCAGCCTGTCCGGCGGCCAGCGCCAGCGGATCGCGCTTGCCCGGGCCCTGGTGCGGGATGCGCCGGTCCTCCTGCTGGACGAGGCGACCTCCGCCCTCGATTCCGAAAGCGAAGCCGCCGTACGCCGCGCCATCGAAAATGCTTCCGAGGGCCGCACGACACTCGTCATCGCACACCGCCTGTCCACCGTGCGCCGGGCCGACCGGATCGTCGTCATGGAACACGGGCAGATCGTCGAGGAAGGCAGCCATGAGGAATTGGTGGCGAAAGGCGGGCTCTATGCCCGCCTTGCTGAACTTCAGTTTGCGGAAGGCTGA
- a CDS encoding ABC transporter transmembrane domain-containing protein — MADTESQETIDRRTAEPGGGQAIDRPKGRNLKPLKLLLPYAGRHWRTVAIALVFLVGAAALSLTLPILLGKAADSGRAAGGNTQKLLELVDKSFFWVAAAAITSGVLGAVRFYFVSRFGERIAADLRRDLYAHLLTLGPATMPKCVPAKRSRA, encoded by the coding sequence ATGGCCGACACCGAATCCCAGGAAACTATAGACCGCCGTACGGCTGAACCGGGCGGCGGACAGGCCATTGACCGGCCCAAGGGGCGCAACCTGAAACCCCTTAAATTGCTGCTGCCTTATGCCGGACGGCACTGGCGCACCGTGGCGATTGCACTTGTCTTCCTGGTGGGCGCAGCGGCCCTCAGCCTGACCCTGCCGATCCTGCTGGGCAAAGCAGCCGACAGCGGCCGCGCGGCAGGCGGCAACACGCAGAAACTTCTGGAACTGGTCGACAAATCCTTCTTCTGGGTGGCCGCCGCTGCCATCACCTCCGGCGTGCTGGGCGCGGTGCGCTTCTATTTCGTCTCGCGCTTCGGCGAGCGGATCGCGGCAGACCTGCGCCGGGACCTCTACGCCCACCTCCTCACCCTCGGCCCCGCTACCATGCCAAAATGCGTTCCGGCGAAGCGGTCTCGCGCCTGA
- the rpmE gene encoding 50S ribosomal protein L31 encodes MKKEGHPDYHFITVVMTDGTEYQTRSTYGAEGDRLVLDIDSKSHPAWTGGDGKLMDRGGRVSRFKDKFKGFV; translated from the coding sequence ATGAAAAAAGAAGGTCATCCCGACTATCACTTCATCACCGTGGTGATGACGGACGGCACTGAGTACCAGACGCGCTCCACTTATGGCGCTGAAGGTGATCGCCTCGTGCTGGATATCGACTCCAAATCGCACCCGGCCTGGACCGGCGGCGACGGCAAGCTGATGGACCGCGGTGGCCGCGTGTCCCGCTTCAAAGACAAGTTCAAAGGCTTCGTCTAA
- a CDS encoding thermonuclease family protein yields the protein MGRSGRLKEWLITFVVLAGIAFGIAVVSREPVDPAGQVPFDTSSVYWSDGDSGRLADGTKFRLHGVDAPETGPLDWVSGAKCERERELGYQAKARVRELTRDRVLTISHDYGPDRYGRLVVDLSLDGQDLAARLVAAGTHKRWDYDGGAAKPKWCTGRTVQPITGS from the coding sequence ATGGGACGGAGCGGCCGGCTCAAGGAATGGTTGATCACGTTCGTGGTGCTTGCGGGTATCGCGTTCGGTATTGCAGTGGTCTCACGGGAACCTGTCGATCCGGCAGGCCAGGTGCCATTCGATACCTCGTCTGTTTACTGGTCGGATGGCGATTCAGGGCGTCTGGCAGATGGCACCAAATTCCGCCTGCATGGCGTGGATGCGCCTGAAACCGGGCCGTTGGACTGGGTTTCCGGCGCAAAATGCGAGCGGGAACGCGAGCTGGGCTATCAGGCAAAGGCCCGGGTGCGAGAGCTGACGCGAGACCGGGTGCTCACCATCTCCCATGATTACGGCCCGGACCGGTACGGCCGGCTTGTGGTCGACCTGTCGCTTGACGGGCAGGACCTGGCCGCGCGCCTTGTGGCGGCCGGGACTCACAAGCGTTGGGATTATGATGGCGGCGCTGCCAAGCCCAAATGGTGCACGGGGCGGACCGTGCAACCAATCACCGGATCCTGA